A genomic region of bacterium contains the following coding sequences:
- a CDS encoding rhodanese-like domain-containing protein translates to MKWHTLLDRRFGVALLIILGGLLALSPAGLRTATAVSPQQLAEAIINEQDHLTAEELAAWLIDKKPDLLVVDMRSAEEYAQYHIPGAVHIPFNRLFEAEALEMMAGDKTVVLYSNGGTHAAQAWVLLKQQGIDSRVLLGGLNYWTAAILNPTAPGEAVADAEILKYEFRKGAAGYFGGSGVAPAPHDSTAPAKPKVSLPPAQKKKARAGC, encoded by the coding sequence ATGAAATGGCACACCCTCCTGGATCGGCGGTTCGGCGTGGCGTTGTTGATCATTCTCGGCGGCTTGTTGGCGCTCTCGCCCGCGGGTTTGCGCACCGCCACCGCGGTCTCGCCGCAGCAGTTGGCTGAGGCAATCATCAATGAACAGGATCATCTCACCGCGGAAGAGCTCGCGGCCTGGTTGATTGACAAAAAACCGGATCTGCTGGTGGTGGATATGCGCTCGGCGGAGGAATACGCGCAGTATCATATCCCCGGCGCGGTGCATATTCCCTTCAACCGGCTCTTCGAGGCTGAAGCGCTGGAGATGATGGCAGGCGACAAGACGGTGGTGCTATATTCGAACGGCGGCACGCACGCGGCGCAGGCGTGGGTGTTGCTCAAACAGCAGGGGATCGACAGCCGCGTGCTGCTGGGAGGTTTGAATTATTGGACGGCGGCGATTCTGAACCCCACCGCGCCGGGCGAAGCCGTGGCTGATGCGGAGATTCTCAAATACGAATTTCGCAAAGGCGCTGCGGGTTATTTTGGCGGCAGCGGCGTGGCGCCGGCACCACATGATTCTACTGCG